A single region of the Lotus japonicus ecotype B-129 chromosome 4, LjGifu_v1.2 genome encodes:
- the LOC130713418 gene encoding uncharacterized protein LOC130713418, with protein MTPTSSPILAETLCLRWALRKALVFGFTRVVFESDCQVLVKAWHGREKEISYFASVLADCRIIALSFESFNFSFIRRTGNQAADFVAKLAYDFPNVDWVENAPPGLVSFLHADALSSLS; from the coding sequence ATGACGCCAACTTCTTCACCTATCTTGGCTGAGACACTTTGTTTGCGTTGGGCACTCCGTAAAGCTCTTGTATTTGGGTTCACGCGTGTCGTCTTCGAGTCCGATTGTCAAGTGCTTGTCAAGGCTTGGCATGGGAGGGAAAAAGAGATTTCTTATTTTGCTTCTGTTCTTGCTGATTGTCGGATTATTGCTTTGTCCTTTGAGTCTTTTAATTTCAGTTTTATTAGGAGAACGGGGAATCAAGCGGCTGATTTTGTTGCAAAATTAGCGTATGATTTTCCAAATGTTGACTGGGTGGAGAATGCTCCCCCGGGTTTAGTTTCTTTCCTTCACGCGGATGCATTGAGTTCTTTGAGTTAA
- the LOC130711677 gene encoding aldehyde dehydrogenase family 3 member H1-like has translation MAENSFGSVIYTPELASYTNQIYDPFSYPITKAFSSSCFTMKSLCLGPFLAASTPIGSRAFAYNLNRKCFRKQLQFHSSCVVLSSFSCSATVSVAPELELEEKKTFDGEKAALLVRELRKSFDSGRTKSYEWRISQLEGIAKMLEEKEEEIIKALDKDLSKPGFESFITEISQAKSSCSEALEELKHWMKPEKVKTSITTFPSSAEIVSEPLGVVLVVSTWNFPLLLSLDPVIGAISAGNAVVLKPSEIAPATSSVLADFLKSYLDNSAIRVVEGAIPETTALLEQKWDKILYTGSARVGRIVMAAAAKHLTPVVLELGGKCPAVVDSDVNLQVTARRIIAGKWACNSGQACISVDYIITKKEFAPALINALKEELEQCFGKDPIESKDMSRIVSPAQFTRLAKLLDEVSDKIALGGQSDEKKLKIAPTIVLDVPQEAMIMQEEIFGPIMPIITVDKIEDCFSIIKSKPKPLAAYLFTNNEQLKKDYVEKISSGGMLINDTIMHVATRGLPFGGVEESGMGSYHGKFSFDSFSHKKSVLYRSFDADSSLRYPPYTPQKQKLLKAIISRDIFAIFLALFGSSKE, from the exons ATGGCTGAGAACTCATTCGGTTCTGTTATATATACACCTGAACTTGCAAGTTACACAAATCAAATTTATGATCCCTTCTCTTACCCAATTACCAAAGCATTTTCCTCTTCTTGTTTTACCATGAAAAGCCTCTGTCTTGGCCCGTTTCTTGCAGCCAG CACCCCAATTGGAAGCAGAGCTTTTGCATACAATTTGAACAGAAAGTGCTTTCGCAAGCAACTTCAGTTCCACTCCAGCTGTGTTGTTTTATCTTCATTCTC ATGTTCTGCAACCGTATCCGTTGCTCCAGAATTAGAAttagaagagaagaaaacattTGATGGGGAGAAGGCTGCTTTACTTGTTAGAGAGCTGAGAAAGAGCTTTGATTCAGGCAGGACAAAGAGCTATGAATGGAGGATTTCCCAGTTGGAGGGAATAGCTAAGATGctagaggagaaggaggaggaaattATTAAAGCTCTTGATAAGGATCTATCCAAACCTGGATTCGAATCATTTATTACTGAG ATTTCCCAGGCAAAATCCTCATGTAGTGAAGCACTTGAAGAACTGAAACACTGGATGAAGCCTGAAAAG GTGAAAACTTCAATCACAACATTTCCATCATCAGCCGAGATTGTATCAGAACCGCTAGGAGTTGTGTTGGTTGTCTCAACATGGAACTTTCCTTTGT TGTTATCATTGGACCCTGTCATTGGAGCCATTTCAGCAGGTAATGCAGTGGTCCTAAAACCATCAGAAATTGCTCCAGCAACGTCATCAGTGCTTGCGGATTTTCTCAAAAGTTATCTTGACAACTCTGCCATAAGAGTTGTAGAAGGAGCTATTCCTGAAACAACTGCACTCCTGGAGCAGAAGTGGGATAAGATACTTTACACAG GCAGTGCTAGAGTAGGTCGCATTGTCATGGCTGCTGCAGCAAAGCATCTTACGCCAGTGGTTCTGGAACTTGGAGGAAAGTGCCCAGCTGTTGTTGATTCAGATGTCAACTTACAA GTTACTGCTAGGAGGATAATAGCTGGAAAATGGGCATGCAATAGTGGACAAGCATGCATTTCTGTTGATTATATCATCACCAAAAAAGAATTTGCTCCTGCGCTG ATAAATGCTTTAAAAGAAGAATTGGAGCAATGTTTTGGGAAAGATCCGATTGAATCAAAAGACATGTCACGTATTGTGTCTCCAGCTCAATTTACACGACTTGCGAAGCTCTTGGATGAGGTATCTGACAAAATTGCTCTAGGAGGTCAGAGTGATGAGAAGAAATT AAAGATTGCTCCAACTATCGTATTGGATGTTCCACAAGAAGCTATGATAATGCAAGAGGAGATATTTGGGCCAATAATGCCGATCATCACT GTGGACAAGATAGAAGATTGCTTCAGTATAATCAAATCAAAGCCAAAGCCTCTCGCTGCATATCTCTTCACAAACAATGAACAGCTGAAGAAGGACTATGTTGAAAAGATATCTTCTGGAGGGATGCTCATCAATGACACTATTATGCAT GTTGCAACTCGTGGATTGCCTTTTGGAGGAGTTGAAGAGAGTGGAATGGGTTCTTACCATGGAAAATTCTCTTTTGATAGTTTCAGCCATAAAAAGTCAGTTCTTTATAGAAGTTTTGATGCAGATTCATCCCTTAGGTACCCTCCATATACACCTCAGAAGCAAAAATTGTTGAAGGCCATTATCAGTCGCGACATTTTTGCCATCTTTCTTGCTTTGTTTGGAAGCTCTAAAGAATGA
- the LOC130711679 gene encoding uncharacterized protein LOC130711679 has protein sequence MGGGENVSAMPKEKLRNESSSSVETGDLESHSRLSLEKEVALESCRVCQCAESDKRGDAALEFLGIIPVLESKGEEVGSDGVGIAKDNRNVENESRVVEFVSPDGEVFVCKSDLELGLSHQDTLVELGCCCKNDLALVHYACALKWFINHGSTICEICGHIASNIRISDFNKVVSSLKEYEALRERTASGGPGPAQAHGNTGVDPDAVAAIRRQRLSEIALWFCPHNSSNVNNFSNVDTVSQVVSEHPLNIVIEDAGPAQNPATKWAVEGTGILLATGLLTITLAWLIAPRVGKKTARGGLHILLGGVCALTVVVFFRFFVLTRIKYGPARYWAILFIFWFLVFGIWASRTHSAHTT, from the exons ATGGGTGGTGGAGAAAATGTGTCAGCAATGCCAAAGGAAAAACTCCGTAATGAAAGCTCCTCAAGTGTTGAAACTGGGGATTTAGAATCTCACTCTCGCCTTAGCCTCGAGAAGGAAGTAGCCTTGGAAAGTTGCCGGGTATGCCAGTGTGCTGAATCTGATAAAAGAGGGGATGCTGCCCTAGAATTTCTGGGCATCATTCCAGTTTTAGAGAGCAAAGGGGAAGAAGTAGGGTCTGATGGCGTGGGGATTGCGAAAGATAACCGAAATGTTGAGAACGAATCTCGGGTGGTGGAATTTGTTAGCCCGGATGGCGAGGTTTTCGTTTGTAAGAGTGATTTGGAACTGGGGTTGTCTCATCAAGATACGTTAGTTGAGCTCGGTTGTTGTTGTAAAAATGATCTTGCGTTAGTACATTATGCGTGCGCGCTTAAGTGGTTTATTAACCATGGATCTACAATTTGTGAAATATGTGGACATATAGCGAGTAATATCAGAATATCTGACTTCAATAAGGTTGTTAGTTCTTTGAAGGAGTACGAGGCGTTGAGGGAAAGAACTGCTAGTGGAGGTCCTGGTCCTGCACAGGCTCATGGAAATACTGGTGTGGATCCTGATGCTGTGGCTGCTATCCGGAGGCAACGACTAAGTGAAATTGCACTGTGGTTTTGTCCTCACAATAGCAGCAATGTTAACAACTTTAGCAATGTGGATACAGTTTCACAGGTTGTTTCGGAGCATCCTTTGAATATTGTCATCGAAGATGCTGGCCCTGCACAGAATCCTGCTACTAAGTGGGCTGTAGAAGGCACCGGGATCCTGCTTGCTACGGGGCTGCTCACTATCACCCTTGCATGGCTTATAGCTCCTCGTGTTGGAAAG AAAACTGCAAGAGGTGGTCTTCATATCCTACTTGGAGGTGTTTGTGCTTTAACAGTGGTGGTTTTCTTCCGCTTT TTTGTGCTCACCAGAATCAAGTATGGACCTGCACGATATTGGGCAATCTTGTTCATTTTCTGGTTTCTTGTCTTTGGAATATGGGCTTCTCGGACGCACAGTGCCCATACAACGTGA
- the LOC130715402 gene encoding protein DOG1-like 2: MSVAPSSALYLSHISENGNSEDGSFHKFFELWLAEQNQHLKDLSEAADESSGVVTSERVQVLVERVEEHYELYYKAKSRWAKQDVLAMLTPSWRSTLEESFLWIGGWRPSMAFHLLYSKSSLQFEARLNDLMQGMKTCDLGDLCAVQLSELDDMQRRTIREERELTDVMAEHQETVADAPMVELSHVLTEIVGGGNEGGCDNKELEERVESALEPKVEKLEEILQKADNLRLKTLQGIVGILTPQQAIHFLIAAAELHLRLHEWGKKMDAKKGNHQGLDSTI; the protein is encoded by the coding sequence ATGTCTGTGGCTCCAAGCAGTGCCTTGTACCTTTCACATATCAGTGAAAATGGAAACTCTGAGGATGGGAGTTTCCACAAGTTTTTTGAGCTATGGCTGGCTGAGCAGAACCAGCACCTGAAAGATCTTTCAGAAGCTGCTGATGAATCAAGTGGGGTTGTCACAAGTGAGAGGGTTCAGGTACTGGTTGAGAGGGTGGAGGAGCATTATGAGCTCTACTACAAGGCAAAATCAAGGTGGGCAAAGCAAGATGTCTTAGCCATGCTGACCCCATCATGGAGGAGCACCTTGGAGGAGTCTTTTCTCTGGATTGGAGGGTGGAGACCCAGCATGGCATTTCACTTGTTGTATTCAAAATCAAGCTTGCAATTTGAGGCAAGGTTGAATGATCTGATGCAGGGGATGAAAACATGTGACCTTGGAGATCTTTGTGCTGTTCAGCTTTCTGAGCTTGATGACATGCAGAGGAGGACTATTAGGGAGGAGAGGGAGCTCACTGATGTGATGGCAGAGCACCAGGAGACTGTGGCTGATGCTCCAATGGTAGAGCTATCTCATGTGCTCACTGAGATTGTTGGAGGAGGGAATGAAGGTGGTTGTGATAACAAGGAATTGGAAGAGAGGGTTGAGTCTGCTCTGGAGCCAAAGGTGGAGAAGCTGGAAGAGATTCTTCAGAAAGCTGATAATCTGAGGTTGAAGACACTGCAGGGGATTGTTGGCATTCTGACTCCACAGCAGGCTATTCATTTCTTGATTGCTGCTGCTGAGCTGCATCTGAGGTTGCATGAGTGGGGGAAGAAGATGGATGCAAAGAAAGGGAATCATCAAGGCCTTGATTCAACTATTTGA